One Maribacter dokdonensis DSW-8 genomic region harbors:
- a CDS encoding DUF5683 domain-containing protein, with protein MRNYLLLFSTLLLFINFTFSQEEQDSIPKTEIDSVQADLAKKGVVIKDSVALKKVEREFKPLAPSKAAFYSAVLPGMGQIYNKRYWKVPIVWGAIGGSIYAYTWNNNQYKSFRTAFKRRQAGFTDDEYYDINGDNPAGADPDLDLDDLEYQQERFQNDRDLWLVAAIGLYALNIVDANVDAHLKQFNIDDDLSIDFEPYLDFNQVTNSPNYGMALIIKF; from the coding sequence GTGCGTAACTATCTTTTATTATTTAGTACACTTTTGCTATTTATAAATTTCACCTTCTCACAAGAGGAGCAAGATTCTATACCTAAAACTGAAATAGATAGCGTACAGGCAGACCTTGCCAAAAAAGGGGTAGTCATTAAAGATTCTGTTGCCTTGAAAAAGGTAGAAAGGGAATTTAAACCATTAGCCCCAAGTAAAGCTGCATTTTACTCTGCCGTACTACCCGGTATGGGACAAATCTATAACAAGAGATACTGGAAAGTTCCAATCGTTTGGGGAGCCATTGGCGGCAGTATATACGCATATACATGGAATAACAATCAGTACAAAAGTTTTAGAACCGCCTTTAAAAGAAGGCAGGCCGGGTTTACAGATGATGAATATTATGATATCAATGGAGATAACCCAGCAGGTGCAGACCCAGATTTGGACTTAGATGACCTTGAATACCAACAAGAGCGTTTTCAAAATGACCGTGACCTTTGGTTGGTTGCCGCTATTGGCTTATACGCCCTTAATATTGTCGACGCCAATGTTGACGCACATTTAAAACAGTTTAATATTGACGATGACCTAAGTATAGACTTTGAGCCTTACTTAGATTTTAATCAAGTTACCAATAGTCCAAATTACGGCATGGCATTAATTATAAAATTTTAA
- a CDS encoding ParB/RepB/Spo0J family partition protein, giving the protein MAKATKKQALGRGLSALLKDPENDINTASDKNADKVVGNIIELDLDHIEVNPFQPRSNFNDEHIKELATSIRELGVIQPITVRKLGFNEFQLVSGERRFRASKLLGLETIPAYIRIANDQESLEMALVENIQRQDLDPIEIALSYQRLIDEINLTQEKLSERVGKKRSTIANYLRLLKLDPIIQTGMRDGFLSMGHGRALVNIEKKEDQISIYEKIIFDNLSVRDTESAVKAYHSKAEAPTEVKKQAKNDPAVFVRKGIKELTDALSVKVDIKSTDNAKGKITIPFKSQEEFDRIKKLITGA; this is encoded by the coding sequence ATGGCAAAAGCGACTAAAAAACAAGCTTTAGGTAGAGGACTTTCGGCTCTTTTAAAAGATCCGGAGAATGATATAAACACAGCATCTGACAAAAATGCAGATAAAGTTGTTGGAAATATAATTGAACTGGATTTAGACCATATAGAGGTAAATCCGTTTCAACCACGTTCAAATTTCAATGACGAACACATAAAGGAACTTGCTACTTCTATAAGAGAATTGGGGGTTATACAACCAATTACCGTTAGAAAACTAGGTTTTAATGAATTTCAGCTAGTATCAGGTGAAAGAAGGTTTCGTGCTTCTAAACTATTAGGTTTAGAAACTATACCTGCGTACATACGTATTGCCAATGACCAAGAGTCTTTGGAAATGGCTTTGGTTGAGAATATACAAAGGCAAGACTTAGACCCTATAGAAATAGCACTTTCATACCAGCGTTTAATAGATGAAATAAATCTTACACAAGAAAAGTTGAGCGAACGTGTTGGTAAAAAAAGATCTACTATTGCCAATTATTTACGCCTTTTAAAGCTAGACCCTATTATTCAAACAGGCATGCGCGATGGTTTTCTAAGTATGGGGCATGGTAGGGCTTTGGTCAATATTGAGAAAAAAGAAGATCAAATTTCAATTTACGAGAAAATCATATTTGACAACCTTTCTGTTAGAGATACCGAAAGCGCCGTAAAAGCATATCATTCTAAGGCAGAAGCCCCTACAGAGGTCAAAAAGCAGGCGAAGAACGATCCAGCTGTATTTGTTAGAAAAGGGATAAAAGAATTAACGGATGCCTTATCTGTAAAGGTAGATATTAAATCTACCGATAATGCCAAAGGAAAAATAACCATACCATTTAAGTCTCAAGAGGAATTTGACCGTATCAAAAAATTGATAACAGGTGCGTAA
- a CDS encoding endonuclease/exonuclease/phosphatase family protein: MKKLSFFNKIMWFLNVITTLTLFLACIVPYTSIASLAFISLAVPVLVLFNMLFFLYWLIGRKINMLLSLSVLIYGYITLGSFIAFNGRGNEKIEEDTISLLSYNSLGFHSKHQNEWERITSPDVVQFIEGENPDIIYFQEFEPFYLKDEMLKDYRFKANKFEVKKGESSKNLAIFSKYKIIGNGELDFPNTFNGGIYADIVFKGDTIRFYNLHLESLSIRPNYIKKERSDKLFVRLRDSFDKQERQSNLVKEHIESSPYPVIVGGDFNNTQFSKVYFNIKGNLKDSFLEAGHGYGETIKFWKFPFRIDMILTDPSFEVVSHKNYKINISDHEPIMATVKIP, from the coding sequence ATGAAGAAATTATCTTTTTTCAATAAAATCATGTGGTTTTTAAACGTGATTACAACTCTTACTTTGTTTTTAGCGTGTATAGTACCTTATACCTCAATTGCTAGTTTAGCCTTTATTAGTTTGGCGGTGCCGGTTTTGGTGTTGTTCAACATGTTGTTTTTTTTATATTGGCTAATTGGTAGAAAAATCAATATGTTATTGTCGCTGTCCGTATTGATTTATGGATATATCACCTTGGGTTCCTTTATCGCTTTTAATGGTAGAGGTAATGAGAAGATTGAAGAAGATACCATTTCTCTACTTAGTTATAATTCATTGGGTTTTCATAGTAAGCATCAAAATGAATGGGAAAGAATCACTAGTCCTGACGTGGTGCAGTTTATAGAAGGTGAGAATCCCGATATTATTTATTTTCAGGAATTTGAGCCATTTTATCTCAAAGATGAAATGCTGAAGGATTATAGGTTTAAGGCTAATAAATTTGAAGTTAAAAAGGGAGAATCCAGTAAAAATTTAGCTATTTTCTCTAAATATAAAATCATTGGAAATGGAGAGTTGGATTTTCCCAATACTTTTAATGGTGGAATATATGCTGATATTGTATTTAAAGGGGATACGATTCGTTTTTATAACCTACATTTAGAATCGTTGAGCATTAGACCAAACTACATTAAAAAAGAAAGATCAGATAAGCTATTTGTACGTTTAAGAGATTCTTTTGATAAGCAAGAAAGACAATCTAATTTGGTAAAAGAGCATATAGAAAGTAGCCCATATCCGGTTATTGTTGGCGGAGATTTCAACAATACGCAATTCTCAAAAGTGTATTTTAATATCAAAGGAAATTTAAAAGATTCCTTTTTGGAAGCGGGTCATGGTTACGGGGAAACCATCAAGTTTTGGAAGTTTCCTTTTAGGATAGATATGATTCTAACAGACCCTTCATTCGAAGTTGTGTCACATAAAAATTACAAGATCAATATATCTGATCATGAGCCAATTATGGCTACTGTTAAAATCCCTTAG
- a CDS encoding ParA family protein, whose product MGKIIAIANQKGGVGKTTTSVNLAASLGVLEKKVLLIDADPQANATSGLGIDVDGVELGSYQLLEHTKSARETIIPTTSPNVDLIPAHIDLVAIEIELVDKDEREYMMKKAITDLKNDYDYILIDCAPSLGLLTLNALTAADSVIIPIQCEYFALEGLGKLLNTIKSVQKLHNSELDIEGMLLTMYDSRLRLSNQVVDEVRKHFGDMVFDTVIQRNVRLSEAPSYGESIIKYDAASKGATNYLNMANEIVKKNKQTV is encoded by the coding sequence ATGGGCAAGATTATTGCTATAGCCAATCAAAAAGGAGGTGTAGGCAAAACTACTACCTCAGTAAATTTAGCTGCCTCGCTAGGTGTATTGGAAAAAAAGGTATTATTGATAGACGCTGACCCCCAGGCGAACGCTACTTCTGGGCTTGGTATAGATGTCGATGGGGTTGAATTGGGTTCTTACCAACTTTTGGAACACACCAAAAGTGCTCGTGAGACAATCATACCGACCACATCACCCAATGTAGACCTTATTCCGGCACATATTGACCTTGTTGCCATTGAAATTGAACTGGTAGATAAGGATGAGCGCGAATACATGATGAAAAAGGCCATTACGGACCTTAAGAACGATTATGATTATATTTTAATTGATTGTGCTCCTTCTTTAGGATTGTTGACCTTAAATGCATTGACTGCTGCAGATTCAGTTATAATACCTATACAGTGCGAATACTTTGCACTTGAAGGTTTAGGCAAATTGCTGAATACAATTAAGAGCGTACAAAAACTACATAATTCTGAATTGGACATTGAAGGTATGCTGTTGACGATGTACGACTCAAGGTTGCGATTATCTAACCAAGTGGTAGATGAAGTAAGAAAGCATTTTGGAGATATGGTATTTGACACCGTAATTCAACGAAATGTTAGGTTAAGTGAAGCTCCTAGTTATGGTGAAAGTATTATCAAATACGATGCTGCCAGTAAAGGGGCAACAAATTATTTGAACATGGCTAATGAAATAGTCAAAAAAAATAAGCAGACGGTTTAA
- the dapB gene encoding 4-hydroxy-tetrahydrodipicolinate reductase, with translation MKIALFGYGKMGQMIEQIALNRGHEIVAKIDENTENIDFSVMDVAIDFSMPSAAFNNITTCINNNVPVISGTTGWLDHYEDAVSLCKDKKGAFIYASNFSLGVNIFFELNNYLAKMMQNIPEYKAELEEIHHTQKLDAPSGTAITLAEGVIANSNYKEWKLDSASAETLKITSKRIGKVPGTHTVSYDSVVDSIQIKHTAHNREGFAMGAVTAAEWIIGKTGVFSMRDVLNLG, from the coding sequence ATGAAAATTGCACTTTTCGGATACGGAAAAATGGGTCAGATGATAGAGCAAATTGCCTTGAATCGTGGTCATGAAATAGTAGCCAAAATTGATGAAAATACAGAAAACATTGACTTTAGCGTAATGGATGTTGCCATTGATTTTAGCATGCCTAGCGCTGCTTTCAATAACATCACTACTTGTATCAATAACAATGTACCGGTCATATCCGGAACAACGGGTTGGTTAGATCATTATGAAGATGCCGTTAGTTTGTGTAAGGATAAAAAAGGAGCGTTTATATATGCTTCTAATTTTAGCTTGGGTGTAAACATATTTTTTGAGTTGAATAATTATTTGGCTAAAATGATGCAGAATATACCAGAATATAAGGCTGAATTGGAGGAAATTCACCACACGCAAAAATTAGATGCACCCAGTGGCACAGCTATAACTTTGGCTGAAGGGGTTATTGCAAACTCCAATTATAAAGAATGGAAACTAGATAGTGCGTCTGCCGAAACATTGAAAATTACATCAAAAAGAATTGGCAAGGTTCCTGGAACACATACCGTTTCCTATGATAGTGTTGTTGATAGCATTCAGATAAAACATACCGCGCATAACAGAGAAGGTTTTGCTATGGGTGCGGTAACCGCAGCAGAATGGATTATTGGAAAAACAGGTGTATTCTCAATGAGAGATGTGTTAAACCTTGGTTAA
- a CDS encoding WbqC family protein — protein MKVIHPSYFPNILTFSYVLHEPTCWEIHDNYQKQTFRNRTYISNDRGKHILSIPIIHVGKEQGRQKYKDVLIDNSYPWQRQHWRTLQTAYRTSPFFEFYEDEIKQLYDQPYDKLLDYNLKTIETIFECLQMEMPKESTKEFEVSLSEHEDFRFLINAKLKHNLTIEPYTQVFGDRHGFIPNLSILDLLFNMGPNSIEYLRKDFIYKDNA, from the coding sequence ATGAAAGTAATTCATCCTTCATACTTTCCAAATATACTAACGTTTAGCTATGTTCTGCATGAACCTACATGTTGGGAAATACATGATAATTATCAAAAGCAGACATTTAGAAATAGAACCTACATTTCAAATGATCGCGGCAAGCATATTTTAAGCATACCGATTATTCATGTTGGTAAAGAACAAGGCAGGCAGAAGTATAAAGATGTTTTAATAGACAATTCCTATCCATGGCAAAGGCAACATTGGCGCACCCTACAAACTGCTTACAGAACATCTCCGTTCTTCGAATTTTACGAAGACGAGATTAAGCAATTATATGACCAACCATATGATAAGTTGTTAGATTACAATCTAAAAACAATAGAAACAATATTCGAGTGTTTACAGATGGAAATGCCCAAAGAATCTACAAAAGAATTTGAAGTTTCCCTAAGTGAACATGAAGATTTTAGATTCTTGATCAATGCCAAATTAAAACACAACCTCACTATAGAACCTTATACTCAGGTTTTTGGTGACCGTCATGGTTTCATACCTAATTTAAGCATTTTAGACCTGCTTTTTAACATGGGACCAAATTCCATTGAATATCTCCGAAAAGATTTTATCTATAAAGATAATGCTTAG
- a CDS encoding DUF6122 family protein, producing MLRFIAHYGIHFLVPIVIAIYFYRENKFWSAVILLSGIIIDVDHLLATPMFDSNRCSIDFHPLHTYWAIAIYILLFTYKKTRIIGAALLIHILADVVDCLFITKGF from the coding sequence ATGCTTAGGTTTATAGCCCATTATGGCATTCATTTTCTAGTACCGATTGTCATTGCCATCTACTTTTACCGTGAAAACAAATTTTGGTCTGCAGTAATTCTTTTATCCGGTATTATTATAGATGTTGATCACCTGTTGGCTACACCAATGTTTGATTCTAACCGCTGCAGTATTGATTTTCACCCATTACATACCTATTGGGCGATAGCCATTTACATTTTATTATTTACTTATAAGAAAACGAGAATCATTGGTGCGGCACTGCTCATACATATATTGGCAGATGTAGTTGATTGCCTTTTTATTACTAAGGGATTTTAA
- the udk gene encoding uridine kinase: protein MLVIGIAGGTGCGKTTVVNQIINELPNEEVGVISQDSYYNDLSHLSLEDRRKTNFDHPSSIDFALLEQHLIALKNGESIEQPVYSFLECNRTAKTVLTHPTKVIIVEGILIMTNSAIRKMFDIKIFVHADTDERLIRRLKRDVNERGWNLDETLEKYQSVIKPMHEQFIEPTKEYADIIIPNNKYNTVAVEIVKSIINEKIMQS, encoded by the coding sequence ATGCTCGTTATAGGTATTGCTGGTGGAACCGGTTGTGGAAAAACCACGGTAGTAAATCAAATCATCAATGAATTGCCCAATGAAGAAGTTGGTGTAATCTCACAAGATTCTTATTACAACGATCTGTCTCATTTATCATTAGAAGATAGACGAAAGACCAATTTTGACCACCCAAGCTCCATTGACTTTGCCCTATTGGAACAACACCTAATCGCCTTAAAGAACGGAGAATCAATAGAGCAACCGGTCTACTCTTTTCTTGAATGTAACAGAACCGCAAAAACTGTACTTACCCACCCTACAAAAGTTATCATAGTAGAGGGTATCTTAATCATGACCAATTCTGCTATTCGTAAAATGTTCGATATCAAAATATTTGTTCATGCAGATACAGATGAACGATTAATTAGAAGACTAAAACGAGATGTAAACGAACGTGGTTGGAATTTAGATGAAACCCTTGAAAAATATCAATCGGTCATTAAGCCAATGCACGAACAATTTATTGAGCCTACCAAAGAATACGCAGATATTATTATACCTAATAATAAATACAATACAGTAGCCGTTGAAATTGTAAAGAGTATCATCAACGAAAAAATAATGCAGTCATAA
- a CDS encoding rhomboid family intramembrane serine protease, with protein sequence MAQPDLKYQYSRLNIAEKLIVINVIVFLINALVPFLLGLSGNSIVKWFELPNDIVDIAFQPWSIITYSFFHGGFGHLFWNMLLIYFVGRIFLNLFDAKRFLNVYVLGVILGGLFFVLGYNIFPAFFNTNAYLIGASAGASAVLIFICTYLPNQEVRVIFFNVKLWIVGAVVVLSDLIQLPISNSGGHLAHLGGAFLGYLYASQLAKGNDIGSGFSRFMDSIANMFKGTGKKSNMKTVYKKENTSKSKSTVSDYDKKSHQKKIDAILDKISKSGYESLSKAEKDFLFKAGKEN encoded by the coding sequence ATGGCTCAACCAGATTTAAAATATCAATATAGTAGGCTAAACATTGCCGAAAAATTAATTGTTATTAATGTCATTGTATTTCTAATAAATGCGTTGGTACCTTTTCTCTTAGGCTTATCCGGCAATAGTATTGTTAAGTGGTTTGAACTGCCAAATGATATTGTAGATATTGCTTTTCAGCCATGGTCTATAATTACCTATTCTTTTTTTCATGGTGGTTTTGGTCATTTATTTTGGAATATGCTTTTAATTTATTTTGTTGGACGCATTTTCTTAAATCTCTTTGATGCAAAACGATTTCTTAATGTCTATGTATTAGGAGTTATTCTTGGGGGATTGTTTTTTGTTTTGGGTTACAATATTTTTCCGGCATTTTTTAATACAAATGCCTATCTAATTGGTGCGTCTGCAGGGGCTAGTGCCGTATTGATTTTTATATGTACTTATCTACCCAATCAAGAGGTTAGAGTTATATTCTTTAATGTGAAGTTGTGGATTGTGGGTGCAGTCGTTGTGCTTAGTGATTTAATACAGTTGCCGATCAGTAACTCAGGAGGACATTTAGCGCATTTAGGTGGTGCGTTTTTAGGGTATTTATATGCTAGTCAATTGGCAAAAGGAAATGATATTGGTTCTGGTTTTTCTAGGTTTATGGATAGTATAGCAAACATGTTCAAAGGGACAGGAAAGAAGTCCAACATGAAGACCGTATATAAGAAAGAGAATACATCAAAATCTAAATCCACGGTCAGTGATTATGATAAGAAATCTCATCAAAAGAAAATAGATGCAATTCTAGATAAAATAAGTAAATCTGGCTATGAAAGCTTATCTAAGGCTGAAAAAGATTTCTTGTTTAAAGCGGGAAAAGAAAATTAA
- the lepB gene encoding signal peptidase I, which produces MNGTQWIIFILIVQVIHFLGTWKLYVKAGRKAWEAAIPVYNAIVLMQIINRPKWWVILLFIPIINLLMFPVIWVETIRSFGRNSKLETWIVVLTLGFYIYYVNYALEVTYIEDRSLQPKTAAGEWVSSILFAVVAATLVHTYFIQPYVIPTGSLERTLRVGDFLFVSKFHYGARTPMTTVAAPMVHDTLPVLGVPSYLKKPQLPYFRLPGFTKVERNDIVVFSWPADTVRVFFKKEKGVDKPIDKKSNYVKRCVGIPGDSLEVRDGYVFINGKQLELPKSAKPQFDYTIYSSKGVSSRALDNLGITDFTRKYLSNPLNQEQVNGIRNYIIGFNQNENGQIELFTKAKGIPANLISKYRLSLKEITDRERTVPLTAEMVNSLRKDSNIDSVVQQVTEKGRRGINLFPQSADYPWNYSQLGPIYIPQKGATVALNLKVLPLYKKIIEEYENNEISISGNQISINGKPTTSYTFQQDYFWMMGDNRDHSEDSRAWGYVPENHIVGTPIFIWMSFDNFTEGISNWRPRWDRIFTTVNGDGEPQSYFKYFLILLVAYLVGNWFWKRKKSTK; this is translated from the coding sequence ATGAACGGCACTCAATGGATTATATTTATTCTCATTGTACAAGTTATCCATTTTTTAGGAACTTGGAAATTATACGTTAAAGCCGGTAGAAAAGCTTGGGAAGCTGCAATACCTGTTTATAACGCCATTGTCTTAATGCAAATCATCAACAGACCAAAATGGTGGGTGATCTTGTTGTTCATACCAATTATAAATCTTTTAATGTTTCCTGTCATTTGGGTAGAAACCATTAGAAGTTTTGGCAGAAATAGCAAGTTAGAAACATGGATAGTGGTTCTAACGCTAGGTTTTTATATTTACTATGTAAATTATGCCTTAGAAGTAACTTACATAGAAGACAGATCTTTACAACCCAAAACGGCTGCCGGAGAGTGGGTAAGTTCCATTTTATTCGCTGTTGTCGCGGCCACCTTGGTACACACCTATTTTATACAACCTTACGTAATACCTACAGGTTCATTAGAACGCACGCTTAGGGTGGGTGATTTTCTATTTGTTAGCAAGTTTCATTACGGAGCAAGAACACCAATGACAACGGTTGCTGCGCCAATGGTTCACGACACACTTCCTGTTTTAGGTGTGCCATCTTACTTAAAAAAGCCACAACTCCCTTATTTTAGACTACCAGGATTTACCAAAGTAGAAAGAAATGATATTGTAGTTTTTAGTTGGCCTGCCGATACAGTTAGGGTTTTCTTCAAAAAAGAAAAAGGTGTAGACAAACCTATTGATAAAAAATCCAACTACGTAAAACGCTGTGTGGGTATACCGGGGGATTCGTTAGAAGTTCGTGATGGTTACGTCTTTATAAACGGCAAGCAATTAGAACTACCTAAAAGTGCTAAACCTCAATTTGACTACACTATTTACAGCTCAAAAGGGGTTTCATCAAGAGCTTTGGACAACTTAGGTATTACGGATTTTACACGAAAATACCTATCAAACCCTTTAAACCAAGAACAGGTTAACGGAATAAGAAACTACATTATAGGGTTTAACCAAAATGAAAACGGACAAATTGAATTATTTACCAAAGCAAAAGGTATTCCTGCCAATCTAATTTCCAAATACAGGTTATCGCTAAAAGAAATTACCGATCGTGAGCGTACAGTTCCGCTAACCGCGGAAATGGTCAATTCACTAAGAAAAGATTCTAACATAGATTCTGTTGTACAACAAGTAACAGAAAAAGGTAGACGAGGGATCAATTTGTTTCCTCAAAGTGCTGACTATCCATGGAATTATAGTCAGTTAGGTCCTATTTATATTCCTCAGAAAGGTGCTACTGTAGCTTTAAATTTAAAAGTTCTTCCATTATATAAGAAGATAATCGAAGAATATGAGAACAACGAAATTTCTATATCCGGAAATCAAATTAGCATCAATGGAAAACCTACGACCAGCTATACATTTCAACAAGATTATTTTTGGATGATGGGAGACAACAGGGATCATTCTGAAGACAGTAGAGCTTGGGGCTATGTGCCTGAAAATCATATTGTGGGCACCCCTATCTTTATTTGGATGAGTTTTGACAATTTTACCGAAGGCATTTCCAATTGGAGACCTAGATGGGATCGTATTTTTACCACAGTAAATGGCGACGGAGAACCACAATCTTATTTTAAGTATTTCTTAATACTATTAGTTGCCTATCTAGTTGGAAATTGGTTCTGGAAACGTAAAAAGAGCACTAAATAA
- a CDS encoding rhomboid family intramembrane serine protease, translating to MGRITETIKHLLIINVLFFIATQLYGEQMYELFSLYFPKNEHFQLWQIITHMFMHGGFMHILFNMYALWAFGSPLEQMWGRNKFLFFYISAGLGAALIHIGVNYYYYNAGMSALMEAGLAESSILEIINSGQYSTEWYNIADRSTIDNFLGAFNTPVVGASGAIYGILVAFGMSFPNSELFLIFLPVPIKAKFFIPVLIALDLFSGVTGYSLFGQGIAHFAHVGGALFGFLMMWYWKKNQFNNNRWN from the coding sequence ATGGGAAGAATAACAGAAACTATAAAGCATTTACTGATTATTAACGTGCTATTCTTCATTGCCACACAGTTGTATGGGGAACAAATGTATGAGTTGTTTTCTCTTTATTTTCCTAAGAACGAGCATTTTCAACTATGGCAAATAATTACCCATATGTTTATGCATGGGGGTTTTATGCATATTCTTTTCAATATGTATGCACTATGGGCTTTTGGTTCGCCTTTGGAGCAAATGTGGGGCAGAAATAAATTCCTGTTCTTTTATATATCAGCTGGTTTAGGTGCCGCTTTAATACATATAGGGGTAAACTACTATTATTATAATGCGGGTATGAGTGCTTTAATGGAGGCAGGCTTAGCTGAAAGTAGTATTCTTGAAATCATTAATAGCGGTCAGTATAGTACAGAATGGTACAATATAGCGGATCGTTCAACCATAGATAATTTCTTAGGGGCGTTCAATACACCTGTAGTGGGCGCTTCTGGGGCTATTTATGGTATTTTGGTAGCTTTTGGTATGTCTTTTCCAAATAGTGAATTGTTTTTAATTTTCTTACCGGTACCTATTAAGGCTAAGTTTTTTATTCCTGTTTTAATAGCATTAGATTTGTTTTCTGGTGTTACCGGGTATAGTTTGTTTGGTCAAGGAATTGCCCACTTTGCACATGTTGGTGGGGCACTCTTTGGATTTTTGATGATGTGGTATTGGAAGAAAAATCAGTTTAATAATAATAGGTGGAACTAA
- a CDS encoding FtsB family cell division protein: MAFKDLKQKKWFKIMTNMYVLVLTVFVVWMLFFDTNSLLIHLELRKEIKKLEKTQEFLKEEIAKDKKIIEKLSDEDELERFAREEYYLKKKNEEIYLIEYEDSLKLKDKK, from the coding sequence ATGGCATTCAAAGATTTAAAACAAAAAAAATGGTTTAAGATCATGACCAACATGTATGTGTTGGTCTTGACCGTTTTTGTTGTTTGGATGCTTTTTTTTGACACCAATTCATTGTTAATACACCTAGAGTTAAGAAAAGAAATTAAGAAGCTTGAGAAAACACAAGAATTCTTAAAAGAAGAAATTGCCAAGGATAAAAAGATTATAGAAAAATTATCTGACGAAGATGAGTTGGAACGATTTGCCAGAGAAGAGTATTATCTTAAGAAAAAGAACGAAGAAATTTATCTTATTGAATATGAGGATAGTCTAAAACTTAAGGATAAAAAATAA